The following are encoded together in the Argopecten irradians isolate NY chromosome 5, Ai_NY, whole genome shotgun sequence genome:
- the LOC138324533 gene encoding neuronal acetylcholine receptor subunit alpha-5-like has translation MGIMSINDLDELAGTITLTLIFNSVWKEERFTWEPDHCGGLKSLTLPQDSVWLPEMVLTTAADDTVHISTKGNFKVRVDYTGLMNWWRIGIIKSACVADVTYFPYDFQKCHVVLSPFGYQTEEISLVPMRDTISFDHFSNNGQWKVISSSVKVNSLPMTKDNLEDSVEFANFTIVIERKPLYFVVSVIIPIALLALLNPCVFALPIESGERVSFAITVLLSFAVFESMVSNYMPQGSDPMSLLSVFLVITLMNSTLITITTIFLHSMYHKDETEVVPEVLVQVHFFIRQRTLSRRINSLCHRHTGKKNMSELPESDSKTPYGKTEKSESKMAANIKDVNAEIRSVSEETPVNWKQITETFDRVFLTVFLLFNFLFCLVFFLYIS, from the coding sequence ATGGGTATAATGTCCATCAACGACTTGGACGAGTTAGCGGGTACAATTACACTTACTCTCATCTTTAATTCTGTTTGGAAAGAGGAACGATTTACATGGGAACCGGATCACTGTGGTGGCCTAAAATCATTGACACTTCCTCAGGATTCCGTGTGGCTACCGGAAATGGTTTTAACGACAGCTGCAGACGACACTGTTCACATTTCTACCAAGGGTAATTTCAAGGTACGCGTGGATTACACCGGTTTGATGAATTGGTGGCGAATTGGAATAATCAAGTCTGCGTGCGTGGCGGATGTAACGTATTTCCCGTACGATTTTCAAAAATGTCATGTGGTTCTATCCCCTTTCGGTTACCAGACTGAAGAAATTAGCTTGGTTCCTATGCGGGATACCATTTCGTTTGACCATTTCTCAAATAATGGCCAGTGGAAAGTGATATCATCCTCAGTGAAGGTCAATTCCCTCCCGATGACAAAAGATAACCTGGAAGACAGTGTAGAATTCGCTAACTTTACCATAGTGATTGAGAGAAAGCCATTGTACTTTGTCGTGTCGGTAATTATCCCGATAGCACTTCTTGCCCTGCTCAATCCTTGCGTGTTCGCCCTTCCCATAGAATCTGGTGAGCGTGTGTCCTTCGCTATTACTGTACTGCTGTCATTCGCGGTGTTTGAGTCCATGGTGAGCAATTATATGCCCCAGGGTTCGGACCCTATGTCTTTGCTGTCTGTATTTCTAGTAATTACCCTTATGAACAGCACACTGATCACCATAACAACGATCTTTCTTCACTCAATGTACCACAAGGATGAGACCGAGGTTGTACCGGAAGTGCTTGTCCAAGTGCATTTTTTCATTAGACAACGCACACTTTCGCGGAGAATAAATTCGCTCTGTCATAGGCACACAGGCAAAAAAAACATGTCCGAATTACCGGAGTCGGATAGCAAAACACCATATGGAAAAACCGAAAAATCAGAATCTAAAATGGCTGCCAATATCAAAGATGTCAACGCCGAAATCAGGTCAGTGTCCGAAGAGACCCCTGTGAACTGGAAACAAATTACTGAAACATTTGATCGTGTGTTCCTCACAGTATTTCTCTTgttcaattttctgttttgctTGGTGTTTTTCCTGTATATATCGTAG
- the LOC138323280 gene encoding neuronal acetylcholine receptor subunit alpha-9-like: protein MANLFRHHGILAICWLSVLNFESVLSATSTNFKEFLDNEPLRSYNSKIFPKINQIEHLDVDIEFTLVGVTDFDELNGNLEIVGLAVIRWKNELLTWNLVDDNPMESLMLPQDTFWKPPVTLTNSVDSLNELGDSTYKIRFDYEGNALWNVGIVARTACGVDVTLYPFDRQSCNITFAALGYVNDQVVLNSSNPIDMSLYMENVEWNLESTSVSSTVIADVSYVIFTLNLARKPGYFLVNMIIPILIIGLLNGLVFLLPADCGERVGYAITAFLTFAVFLTMVAENLPKASEPMSLLCYFLTLMLMVSSLITIVTILILRVYHQDEEATPPANIRHIIAFITCRKCKKWCSKRKTSRNAVTDIIGNDDDEDDDSDAEVDSIQVPVDDRDIKGMTWRMVGGALDGFSFIFFFFLSLGITIFFMYPLVMAGLE, encoded by the exons ATGGCGAACCTGTTTCGCCACCACGGAATTTTAGCCATCTGCTGGCTTAGTGTTTTGAATTTCGAAAGTGTTTTGAGCGCTACAAGTACAAATTTCAAAGAGTTTCTGGACAATGAACCGTTGCGAAGTTACAATAGTAAGATATTCCCAAAGATAAATCAAATAGAACACTTAGACGTCGATATCGAGTTCACGTTGGTGGGAGTCACTGATTTCGACGAGTTGAATGGAAACTTGGAAATCGTTGGTCTCGCCGTGATCCGATGGAAAAACGAGCTGCTAACATGGAATCTTGTGGATGATAATCCCATGGAATCTCTGATGTTGCCACAGGATACGTTCTGGAAACCTCCCGTTACTCTCACCAATTCTGTAGATTCTCTCAATGAACTCGGGGATTCGACATACAAGATTCGATTTGACTATGAGGGCAATGCGCTTTGGAACGTGGGGATAGTAGCCCGAACTGCATGTGGTGTGGATGTTACACTCTATCCTTTTGACAGACAATCGTGCAATATCACATTTGCTGCACTGGGCTACGTCAACGATCAA GTCGTCCTGAATTCCTCGAACCCAATCGACATGTCCTTGTATATGGAGAATGTGGAATGGAACCTGGAATCCACGTCTGTGTCGAGTACCGTTATAGCGGATGTTTCCTACGTGATCTTCACGTTAAATCTGGCTAGGAAGCCGGGTTATTTCCTCGTCAACATGATCATTCCTATCCTTATCATCGGACTACTCAATGGCTTGGTGTTCTTACTCCCGGCTGACTGTGGAGAACGTGTCGGCTATGCAATCACCGCCTTTTTAACATTTGCAGTGTTTTTAACAATGGTGGCTGAAAACTTACCCAAAGCCTCCGAACCCATGTCACTTCTGTGCTACTTCCTAACCCTCATGTTAATGGTTAGCTCTCTGATCACCATAGTAACCATTCTCATATTGCGGGTCTATCATCAAGATGAAGAAGCGACGCCTCCAGCGAACATCCGCCATATCATTGCATTCATAACATGTCGGAAATGCAAGAAGTGGTGCAGTAAAAGGAAAACAAGCCGGAACGCGGTGACAGATATCATCGGCAACGACGACGATGAAGACGACGATAGCGATGCCGAGGTGGACAGTATCCAAGTACCTGTGGATGACAGAGACATCAAAGGAATGACCTGGAGAATGGTGGGCGGGGCTTTAGACGGATtctctttcattttctttttcttccttTCGTTGGGTATCACTATTTTCTTCATGTATCCACTTGTAATGGCAGGTCTTGAATGA